A part of uncultured Umboniibacter sp. genomic DNA contains:
- the prfB gene encoding peptide chain release factor 2 (programmed frameshift), whose product MEINPILNTIKDVRERVDILRGYLDYANRKDRLAEVELELGEPSVWDDPKLAQELGKERSLLEGVVKTIDDVDAGINDVSDLLELAVEEDDEDTVAEVEAELANIVALLEELEFRRMFSNEMDPNNCFLDIQSGSGGTEAQDWAEMLLRMYLRWGDSKGFKTSLVECSAGDVAGVKSATIQFEGEYAYGWLRTETGVHRLVRKSPFDSGGRRHTSFTSVFVSPEIDDNIEIEINPADLRTDTYRASGAGGQHVNTTDSAVRITHEPSGIVVQCQSERSQHQNRDRAMKQLKAKLYESELQKRSASAQALEDTKSDIGWGSQIRSYVLDDQRIKDLRTSVQSSNCNAVLDGDIDQFIVASLKSGL is encoded by the exons ATGGAAATTAATCCGATCCTCAATACCATCAAAGATGTCCGCGAACGCGTTGATATCTTGAGGGGGTATCTT GACTATGCCAACAGGAAAGACCGACTTGCAGAAGTTGAGCTAGAGCTTGGCGAACCGTCCGTTTGGGACGATCCAAAACTGGCTCAAGAGCTGGGCAAAGAACGCTCGCTACTCGAAGGTGTCGTCAAGACCATCGATGACGTTGACGCAGGTATCAATGATGTCTCAGACCTACTTGAGCTAGCCGTTGAAGAGGATGACGAAGATACCGTTGCCGAGGTTGAGGCAGAACTAGCTAATATCGTAGCACTGTTGGAAGAACTCGAGTTTCGCAGGATGTTCTCCAACGAGATGGACCCCAACAATTGCTTCCTGGATATTCAGTCTGGCTCCGGCGGAACGGAAGCTCAAGATTGGGCCGAAATGCTCCTGCGCATGTACCTTCGCTGGGGTGATTCGAAGGGCTTTAAGACAAGCTTGGTGGAATGCTCGGCTGGTGATGTAGCCGGTGTTAAGAGTGCGACCATTCAGTTTGAAGGCGAGTATGCCTACGGTTGGCTACGCACCGAAACCGGCGTACACCGCTTGGTTCGCAAGAGTCCCTTTGACTCTGGTGGTCGTCGACATACGTCGTTTACCTCAGTATTCGTGTCGCCGGAAATCGACGATAATATCGAAATTGAAATTAACCCTGCCGATTTGCGTACCGATACCTATCGGGCATCGGGAGCGGGTGGACAGCACGTTAACACCACTGATTCAGCGGTGCGTATTACCCACGAACCTTCGGGAATTGTAGTGCAGTGTCAGAGCGAACGTTCACAGCACCAAAACCGTGACCGTGCTATGAAGCAGTTAAAGGCCAAACTTTATGAGTCTGAACTGCAAAAGCGTAGCGCTAGTGCGCAGGCGCTGGAAGATACCAAGTCGGATATTGGCTGGGGAAGCCAGATTCGCTCGTATGTACTGGATGATCAGCGTATTAAAGATCTCCGTACCAGCGTGCAGTCATCGAATTGTAATGCCGTTCTCGACGGCGATATTGACCAATTTATTGTCGCCAGTTTGAAGAGCGGCCTGTAG
- the recJ gene encoding single-stranded-DNA-specific exonuclease RecJ, translating to MDSATGEHLVNIQRRKALSDPLPQYPELLARVLSHRGIQSDAELPQSLAQLLPPPKMKGLAQAAALVADTIAMQKRILIVGDFDCDGATSVALGMLGLPALGAVHVDYLVPNRFEFGYGLSPEIVEVARERSPDMLITVDNGISSVEGVALARSYGWEVVVTDHHLPGDQLPSASAIVNPNQHGCEFPSKNLAGVGVMFYLLIALRSELRARGETAVEQVNLAQWLDIVAVGTVADVVPLDANNRLLVSQGLARIRSGRCRPGIKALLQIAKRDPAVSKATDLGFAVGPRLNAAGRLDDISVGIRCLLTDDDSQAMVLADQLNQYNVSRREIEASMQAEAAIAVKAIKLAGDLPWGLCVYEPTWHAGVVGIVASRLKEQHHRPVIVFADEGEGYIKGSGRSIPGLHLRDALDQVAKQAPEVLKKFGGHAMAAGLSIQSNHFERFCELFDEVVRGQLTHDDLTETMFSDGSLASTQLHTENAKLLSTSQPWGQGFPEPSFDGEFWVVSSKLLQDKHLKLTLAPVDNRQHLVDGILFNYQTAERRWHEQTSKIRAVYQLDVNRWRGNESLQLMLRHLEVVYD from the coding sequence GTGGATTCAGCAACAGGTGAACATCTAGTCAATATTCAGCGTCGCAAGGCGCTGAGCGATCCGCTTCCCCAATATCCCGAGCTACTCGCTCGGGTGCTATCTCACCGTGGTATTCAGTCCGATGCTGAACTGCCGCAATCTCTCGCACAGTTACTACCGCCGCCCAAAATGAAGGGGCTTGCTCAGGCAGCTGCCCTGGTCGCGGACACGATTGCCATGCAAAAACGTATTCTCATTGTGGGTGATTTCGACTGTGACGGTGCAACGAGCGTTGCCTTAGGTATGCTTGGCCTGCCCGCATTGGGAGCTGTTCACGTTGATTACCTCGTGCCGAATCGCTTTGAGTTTGGTTATGGGCTGTCGCCGGAAATAGTTGAAGTGGCGCGCGAGCGATCACCCGATATGTTAATTACAGTAGATAATGGTATTTCCAGTGTGGAGGGCGTCGCGCTAGCTCGCAGCTACGGCTGGGAAGTTGTGGTGACTGATCATCATCTACCCGGGGATCAGCTTCCTAGCGCCTCGGCGATTGTTAATCCCAACCAGCACGGTTGCGAATTCCCCTCTAAAAACCTAGCGGGGGTAGGCGTGATGTTCTACCTGCTTATTGCGCTTAGGTCAGAACTCCGAGCCCGCGGGGAAACTGCGGTTGAACAGGTGAATCTGGCCCAGTGGCTAGATATCGTGGCGGTGGGAACGGTAGCCGATGTGGTGCCACTAGATGCCAACAACCGCTTGCTCGTTAGTCAGGGCTTGGCGCGAATTCGTAGCGGCCGATGCCGACCTGGTATCAAGGCGCTGTTGCAAATCGCTAAACGTGACCCAGCTGTGAGTAAGGCTACGGACTTAGGCTTTGCCGTGGGACCACGACTCAATGCGGCAGGCAGACTCGATGATATTAGTGTGGGGATTCGCTGCCTACTCACTGACGACGACTCCCAGGCTATGGTGCTTGCCGATCAACTCAACCAATACAACGTCTCGCGCCGCGAAATTGAGGCGTCAATGCAGGCTGAAGCGGCCATCGCCGTCAAGGCGATTAAGCTCGCGGGTGATTTACCCTGGGGGTTGTGCGTCTACGAGCCTACTTGGCATGCGGGTGTTGTCGGTATCGTTGCGTCACGGCTAAAGGAACAGCATCACCGTCCCGTCATTGTCTTCGCCGATGAGGGTGAGGGTTATATCAAAGGGTCCGGGCGAAGTATTCCCGGTTTGCACTTGCGTGACGCACTAGATCAGGTAGCGAAGCAAGCGCCTGAGGTGCTCAAGAAGTTTGGTGGCCACGCGATGGCGGCAGGATTAAGTATTCAGAGCAATCATTTCGAGCGATTCTGCGAGCTATTCGATGAAGTGGTTCGAGGGCAATTAACTCACGATGATCTGACCGAAACGATGTTTTCTGACGGTTCACTCGCCAGTACTCAACTGCACACGGAAAATGCTAAATTGCTGTCAACGTCGCAACCGTGGGGGCAGGGCTTCCCAGAGCCGAGCTTTGACGGAGAATTCTGGGTGGTCTCCAGCAAGTTGCTGCAGGATAAGCACCTGAAACTGACCTTAGCACCGGTTGATAATCGCCAGCATCTGGTTGACGGTATCCTGTTTAATTATCAAACAGCAGAGCGCCGGTGGCATGAGCAAACCTCAAAGATCCGCGCGGTGTATCAGCTTGATGTGAATCGTTGGCGAGGTAATGAATCGTTACAACTGATGTTGCGCCACTTGGAGGTGGTCTACGATTGA
- the thrC gene encoding threonine synthase, protein MKYQSTRGAAEQLSFEDVLLKGLANDGGLFVPTELPTFSHDDLTRLATLSYEALAFEIMWPFVEGSISAEDFRALIDDAYAQFNHSAIAPLIQIDQRTWVLELFHGPTLAFKDFALQLLGRLLNHFLTQRNQHGVVMGATSGDTGSAAIEACVACDHLDIFILHPHQRVSEVQRRQMTTVLSKNVHNIALEGHFDNCQQMVKTSFADQSFLPEGRQLIAVNSINWARIMAQIVYYFSSALALGAPQKHISFSVPTGNFGDIYAGYLAKKMGLPIGQLVVATNANNILHRAIAANDYSKQGLQKTYSPSMDIMVSSNFERLLFDAFSQDGDALKTQMEAFAETGELSLPVEVYQNVITHFSSAALDDEDTLTWIRDTFTHSGYLADPHTAIGIGAGAACRRSEDEVMVCLATAHPAKFDEAVKASGVNQEVVLPAHLTDLLEREESYEVIENNLETVQSWIQQQVNI, encoded by the coding sequence ATGAAGTATCAAAGTACCCGAGGTGCCGCCGAGCAACTATCGTTCGAAGACGTGCTGCTAAAAGGTTTAGCGAATGATGGTGGTCTATTTGTCCCCACCGAGCTACCAACGTTCAGCCATGATGACCTCACGCGCTTAGCGACGCTGAGTTATGAAGCGCTAGCCTTCGAAATCATGTGGCCATTTGTTGAGGGCTCTATCTCAGCGGAAGATTTCCGTGCCCTAATTGATGATGCCTACGCTCAATTCAATCACTCCGCGATTGCGCCATTAATACAGATTGATCAACGCACGTGGGTATTGGAGTTATTCCACGGTCCAACCCTTGCGTTTAAGGACTTCGCCCTGCAACTTCTGGGTAGATTACTTAATCACTTCCTTACTCAACGTAACCAGCATGGCGTGGTGATGGGGGCAACCTCGGGTGATACCGGATCAGCGGCAATTGAAGCTTGTGTGGCCTGTGACCACCTCGATATCTTTATTCTGCATCCTCACCAGCGTGTATCAGAAGTTCAGCGCCGCCAGATGACGACGGTACTGTCAAAGAATGTCCATAATATCGCGTTAGAAGGTCACTTCGACAACTGTCAGCAGATGGTGAAAACTAGCTTTGCCGATCAGTCCTTCCTGCCGGAAGGGCGTCAGTTAATTGCGGTCAACTCCATTAACTGGGCGCGTATCATGGCGCAGATTGTTTACTACTTCTCGTCAGCACTCGCCCTTGGAGCTCCGCAAAAGCACATCAGTTTCAGTGTGCCGACCGGCAACTTCGGCGATATCTATGCCGGTTATCTAGCGAAGAAAATGGGCTTGCCTATCGGCCAGTTGGTGGTGGCAACGAATGCGAATAACATTCTGCATCGCGCTATTGCGGCCAACGATTACTCCAAGCAGGGGCTACAGAAAACCTATTCGCCGTCCATGGATATCATGGTGTCGAGTAACTTCGAGCGACTGCTTTTTGATGCCTTCAGCCAAGACGGCGATGCGCTCAAGACGCAGATGGAAGCCTTTGCCGAAACCGGTGAGCTATCTCTTCCTGTCGAGGTATATCAGAATGTGATTACTCACTTTAGCTCTGCGGCCTTAGATGATGAAGATACCTTAACGTGGATTCGCGACACCTTTACGCATTCTGGCTACCTGGCAGACCCTCACACGGCTATTGGCATTGGCGCGGGCGCCGCTTGTCGTCGCAGTGAAGATGAGGTAATGGTATGCTTAGCCACAGCACACCCAGCTAAATTCGACGAGGCCGTAAAAGCCTCTGGGGTAAATCAAGAGGTGGTGCTTCCCGCTCATCTGACTGATTTGCTTGAACGCGAGGAGTCCTATGAGGTTATCGAGAATAACTTGGAAACCGTGCAATCGTGGATTCAGCAACAGGTGAACATCTAG
- a CDS encoding homoserine dehydrogenase: MKVVKLGLCGLGTVGSGVVNIFERNADLIRRRTGKRVVIHHIGARSDSTKCDVSKIKVSRDIFAVANDGEVDIVLELIGGTTVAKDLVETALKNGKHVVTANKALIAEHGDALFKLAEECEAVLRYEAAVAGGIPIIKTLTEGLSANEIHSIVGIINGTGNFILSAMTNEGKTFESALAEAQRLGYAEADPTFDVEGIDAAHKLQILASLGFDKPFEFGSVSTEGISKITPADIEYARELGYRIKHLGIARRRHHGFELRVHPALVPVKHSLANVDDALNAIFIYGDAVGGVLSVGAGAGSEPTASAVIADVVDVVKAGEAARVIRPKQSTGKVLPLEDAESSYYIRFKATDKAGVMAAITGAFSNHGISLEAISQKEKQSSEDDQVTVVLLTHGVREWLFNQALIDLKALDSVVGDIAMIRVETRF, from the coding sequence GTGAAAGTAGTCAAGTTAGGTCTATGTGGTTTAGGTACGGTTGGTAGCGGCGTTGTAAACATATTCGAACGCAATGCTGATCTCATTCGCCGAAGAACGGGCAAGCGAGTGGTGATTCATCACATTGGCGCCCGTTCCGACTCCACCAAGTGCGATGTGAGCAAGATCAAGGTGAGCCGCGATATTTTTGCGGTGGCCAATGATGGTGAAGTTGATATCGTTCTGGAACTCATTGGTGGCACTACTGTTGCGAAAGATTTGGTAGAAACGGCGCTCAAGAACGGCAAGCACGTGGTGACCGCGAACAAAGCACTGATTGCGGAACATGGTGATGCGCTGTTTAAACTCGCTGAAGAATGTGAAGCGGTGCTGCGTTACGAAGCGGCTGTCGCCGGTGGTATCCCCATTATCAAGACGCTTACTGAAGGACTATCAGCGAATGAGATCCACAGCATTGTGGGGATCATTAACGGCACGGGTAACTTCATCCTCAGCGCGATGACTAACGAGGGGAAAACCTTTGAAAGTGCCCTCGCTGAGGCCCAGCGCCTCGGTTATGCCGAGGCCGATCCCACCTTTGATGTGGAGGGGATTGATGCAGCTCACAAACTGCAGATCCTCGCTTCCCTTGGCTTTGATAAGCCGTTTGAATTTGGTTCGGTGTCCACTGAGGGGATTAGTAAAATCACCCCCGCTGATATCGAATACGCGAGAGAACTCGGCTACCGTATTAAGCACCTTGGTATCGCGCGCCGACGTCACCATGGCTTCGAGCTTCGGGTTCACCCAGCCTTGGTTCCGGTGAAGCACAGCTTGGCCAATGTTGACGATGCGCTGAATGCCATTTTCATCTACGGGGATGCAGTCGGCGGAGTGCTATCTGTTGGCGCTGGAGCCGGGTCAGAACCTACCGCGTCAGCGGTTATTGCCGATGTGGTTGATGTGGTGAAAGCAGGTGAAGCTGCTCGCGTTATTCGCCCAAAGCAATCTACAGGCAAAGTGTTGCCTCTTGAGGACGCTGAGTCTAGTTACTACATCCGCTTCAAGGCTACCGATAAAGCCGGTGTTATGGCGGCCATTACGGGTGCTTTCTCAAATCATGGAATTAGCCTTGAGGCTATCTCCCAGAAGGAGAAGCAAAGTTCCGAGGATGATCAGGTTACCGTTGTACTCCTAACCCATGGAGTGCGTGAGTGGTTGTTTAATCAGGCTCTGATAGACCTTAAAGCGCTGGATAGCGTGGTAGGTGATATCGCAATGATCCGCGTAGAGACACGTTTTTAA
- a CDS encoding DsbC family protein: MKLFNIALVVVALGLSVPSIGQALAPQAEETVARAQANLQRIYPQVPWGTPEPSSIEGWLVVPIIGSAETIYVSNDGEHLFTGKVFRISGNSPVDIAEEQLMPERAEKLASYDLSEALVYPASSEKKARIYVFTDVSCGYCRRFHGQLDELNEAGVEVVYLAYPRDTQSRQPTAYRTMTGVWCSRDPKGSLNEAFEGESFQQANCSDAVRDQYNFGMSLGVNSTPHIFLEDGTKIPGAQPTEVLLQQLGI; the protein is encoded by the coding sequence ATGAAGTTGTTTAACATTGCGTTGGTCGTCGTGGCCCTCGGTTTATCTGTACCATCGATTGGTCAGGCGTTAGCTCCTCAGGCAGAGGAAACTGTCGCCCGTGCCCAGGCTAATCTGCAACGTATTTATCCTCAGGTCCCCTGGGGTACGCCAGAGCCGTCGTCCATCGAAGGCTGGTTAGTTGTACCGATCATTGGCTCTGCAGAGACTATTTATGTCTCGAATGATGGTGAGCATCTATTCACTGGGAAAGTATTCCGTATCAGTGGTAATTCGCCAGTAGATATCGCCGAAGAGCAATTAATGCCTGAGCGTGCTGAGAAGCTAGCAAGTTATGACCTGAGTGAAGCGTTGGTTTATCCTGCCAGCTCCGAGAAAAAGGCGCGTATTTATGTCTTTACCGATGTGTCCTGCGGCTATTGTCGCCGTTTCCACGGTCAACTCGATGAGCTTAACGAGGCCGGCGTAGAAGTCGTTTATTTAGCTTATCCACGCGATACGCAAAGCCGACAACCTACTGCCTATCGCACTATGACAGGCGTCTGGTGCTCGCGTGATCCCAAGGGCTCATTGAATGAAGCGTTTGAAGGTGAATCATTCCAGCAAGCCAATTGCTCGGATGCGGTTCGCGATCAGTACAATTTCGGCATGTCACTGGGCGTAAATTCTACCCCACATATTTTCCTTGAAGACGGAACCAAAATTCCGGGTGCGCAGCCTACCGAGGTCCTGCTTCAACAATTGGGAATATAA
- the xerD gene encoding site-specific tyrosine recombinase XerD has product MVDVDPHNADRLEGWCHYLQFEAGLSKLSCESYRRDVSQFIRFTDISLDRFKSDDVKHWLSNGFTEEASAKSQARRLSSLRNLCLWLISSNYRSDNPCANIDLPKLGRRLPKDISEQQVELLLAEPDTSTPLGCRDRTMLELMYATGLRVSELVNLSRLSLNINQGIIRVTGKGAKDRLVPLGEEAEEWLVLYMKSARSELLKGRQSDVLFPSTRGTIMTRQTFWYRIKKYAAAIGLEEAISPHVLRHAFATHLLNHGADLRAVQMLLGHSDLSTTQIYTHVSRARLGEVHRTHHPRG; this is encoded by the coding sequence ATGGTTGACGTGGATCCCCATAATGCGGATCGGCTGGAAGGCTGGTGCCATTACCTTCAGTTTGAGGCTGGTTTATCGAAACTTTCCTGCGAAAGTTACCGTCGTGATGTCAGCCAATTCATTCGCTTTACTGATATCTCACTTGATCGTTTCAAAAGCGATGATGTGAAACATTGGTTGAGTAATGGCTTTACTGAAGAAGCTTCGGCTAAGTCACAGGCAAGACGGCTGTCGAGTTTGCGCAACCTCTGCCTGTGGTTAATCAGTAGTAATTATCGCAGTGATAATCCCTGTGCAAATATTGACTTGCCTAAACTTGGTAGGCGACTCCCCAAGGATATTAGTGAACAACAGGTTGAGCTCTTATTGGCTGAACCTGATACGAGCACGCCGCTAGGATGCAGGGATCGGACGATGCTCGAACTTATGTACGCAACTGGATTGCGGGTATCCGAGCTCGTAAATTTGTCGCGACTATCGCTTAATATCAACCAAGGTATTATTCGGGTAACGGGGAAGGGCGCTAAGGATAGGCTAGTTCCGTTAGGCGAGGAGGCTGAGGAGTGGCTGGTTCTTTACATGAAAAGCGCACGATCGGAGCTGTTAAAAGGACGGCAAAGTGACGTATTATTCCCCTCCACACGAGGGACGATAATGACTCGCCAGACGTTCTGGTATCGAATCAAAAAGTACGCGGCGGCTATTGGGTTAGAAGAGGCAATTTCTCCCCACGTTCTGCGCCATGCATTTGCGACCCATTTACTTAATCACGGTGCTGATTTAAGAGCGGTACAAATGTTATTGGGGCACAGCGACTTATCCACCACCCAGATTTACACACACGTTAGTAGAGCCCGATTAGGGGAGGTGCATCGCACCCATCACCCGCGAGGCTAA
- the ampE gene encoding regulatory signaling modulator protein AmpE, which translates to MSFFVVLVVYLLYRKGEGWHRLQRRVWLGNWWNITGDKGTAASRIIYLAIPLGGLFFAYWLLSPMGMMGSLALVLIDLFVLVQILGEQSLRAHFDDYREQLVAGEMMEVGARAAKDLGYDSPTDSEGAYKLVWQALARRAFIDFFAILFWYWLGESFFGLGALFAMAWRLIFIGAAHDKWFFKLRHIAGWVPARLALLGYAFVGNFSTTLPVLMQSLTDFHIRTSRLLCDGAKAALVIDNDAHDEGEKSLERLFQLVQNAELVWLAAFSLLAIAGA; encoded by the coding sequence ATGAGTTTCTTTGTAGTGTTAGTGGTGTATTTGCTTTATCGCAAGGGCGAAGGTTGGCATCGCCTGCAGCGCCGTGTTTGGTTGGGGAATTGGTGGAATATCACCGGTGATAAGGGTACCGCTGCTAGCAGAATTATCTATTTGGCAATTCCGTTAGGCGGGCTTTTCTTCGCTTACTGGCTGCTGTCGCCGATGGGCATGATGGGGAGTTTGGCGCTTGTCCTTATTGATCTCTTCGTCCTGGTGCAGATCCTCGGAGAACAGTCCCTCCGCGCTCATTTCGATGACTATCGTGAGCAGCTGGTAGCGGGTGAGATGATGGAAGTTGGTGCGCGAGCGGCCAAGGACCTTGGCTACGATAGCCCTACGGACAGCGAAGGCGCCTATAAGCTAGTTTGGCAGGCGTTGGCTCGTCGTGCCTTCATTGATTTCTTCGCAATTCTCTTCTGGTACTGGCTGGGCGAAAGTTTCTTTGGTTTAGGTGCGCTCTTTGCGATGGCTTGGCGACTTATCTTTATTGGCGCAGCGCACGATAAGTGGTTCTTTAAATTGCGGCATATAGCCGGGTGGGTCCCGGCGCGCTTAGCATTGTTGGGCTATGCGTTTGTGGGGAATTTCAGTACCACCCTGCCTGTGCTTATGCAGTCATTAACTGATTTTCACATTCGTACAAGTCGACTACTTTGTGACGGAGCAAAGGCAGCGCTAGTGATTGATAATGACGCGCACGATGAGGGTGAAAAGTCCTTAGAGCGCCTCTTTCAATTAGTGCAAAATGCGGAACTCGTATGGTTGGCGGCCTTCAGTCTTCTTGCCATAGCCGGTGCATAG
- the ampD gene encoding 1,6-anhydro-N-acetylmuramyl-L-alanine amidase AmpD, translating to MSSLQWDGWLANTQKRVSPNFNARPSGEVDLLVVHCISLPEGSYGGPWVDKLFLNQIRGNEHPSFADLEGLEVSAHFFITRDGRLSQYVSCLERAWHAGLSSFNGRSNCNDFSLGVELEGCDEDGYEKIQYQVLVDLVKQLQGYFPALTLDRIVGHEHIAPGRKTDPGPHFAWQKFREELEKA from the coding sequence ATGTCATCATTGCAGTGGGACGGTTGGTTAGCGAATACTCAGAAACGGGTGTCGCCTAATTTTAATGCGCGGCCGAGCGGCGAGGTAGACTTGCTCGTAGTCCACTGTATCAGTTTGCCCGAGGGTAGTTATGGCGGCCCGTGGGTGGATAAGTTGTTTCTAAATCAGATTCGCGGCAATGAGCACCCTTCCTTTGCAGATCTTGAAGGATTGGAAGTTTCGGCACATTTTTTTATCACCAGAGACGGTAGGCTAAGCCAATACGTGAGTTGTCTTGAGAGGGCTTGGCATGCGGGTTTATCGTCCTTTAACGGTCGCTCAAACTGTAATGACTTTTCGCTGGGCGTTGAGTTGGAAGGTTGTGATGAGGATGGGTACGAGAAGATTCAGTATCAGGTGCTCGTTGATTTAGTAAAGCAGTTACAGGGATATTTCCCGGCCCTCACGTTAGATAGAATAGTGGGGCATGAACACATAGCGCCAGGACGAAAGACCGATCCCGGACCGCACTTTGCTTGGCAGAAATTTAGGGAAGAATTGGAGAAGGCATGA
- the nadC gene encoding carboxylating nicotinate-nucleotide diphosphorylase, whose amino-acid sequence MSIAAHLLSAEDIANQVSQALLEDVGSGDITAQLISAEAMSEARIITREGGVFVGKAWVLEVFKQLDPSVTINFAVEDGDRLEPNQTLYTLSGSSRSLLTGERAALNFVQMLSGTATTCRRYADMVEGTSVKILDTRKTIPLFRNAQKYAVSCGGCFNHRVGLYDAFLIKENHIAASGGIQQAVSRAHEIAPGKPVEVEVEDLHEYQEALDADADIIMLDNFSLADLRTAVEMNDGRAKLEASGNVTDKTLRPIAETGVDFISIGALTKDVKALDLSMRVG is encoded by the coding sequence ATGAGCATTGCCGCCCATCTTCTCAGCGCTGAAGACATCGCCAACCAAGTATCTCAAGCTCTGCTTGAGGATGTGGGATCGGGTGATATCACCGCACAGTTGATTAGCGCTGAGGCGATGAGTGAAGCGCGCATAATTACGCGTGAAGGTGGTGTGTTCGTGGGCAAAGCATGGGTACTTGAAGTATTCAAACAGCTGGACCCTAGCGTGACAATTAATTTTGCCGTGGAAGATGGCGATCGCCTTGAGCCAAATCAAACTTTATATACCCTCAGTGGCAGCAGCCGAAGCCTACTTACCGGCGAACGCGCTGCGCTGAACTTCGTACAAATGTTAAGTGGTACCGCAACAACCTGTCGCCGCTACGCAGATATGGTTGAAGGGACGAGTGTGAAGATTCTCGACACTCGCAAAACTATCCCACTGTTTCGCAACGCTCAAAAGTACGCGGTTAGCTGTGGAGGGTGCTTCAACCATCGAGTAGGCCTTTACGATGCTTTCCTGATCAAAGAGAACCACATCGCCGCCAGCGGCGGCATTCAACAGGCCGTTAGCCGCGCCCACGAGATTGCGCCAGGTAAGCCGGTAGAAGTTGAAGTGGAAGACCTTCACGAGTATCAGGAAGCGTTAGATGCCGATGCTGATATCATCATGTTGGACAACTTCAGCCTTGCGGATCTGCGTACTGCGGTGGAAATGAATGATGGGCGTGCCAAGCTTGAGGCTTCAGGTAATGTGACGGATAAGACGTTGCGTCCCATTGCTGAAACCGGCGTTGATTTTATTTCCATTGGGGCGCTGACGAAGGATGTTAAGGCGTTGGATTTGAGTATGCGGGTGGGTTGA